One part of the Acetonema longum DSM 6540 genome encodes these proteins:
- a CDS encoding efflux RND transporter periplasmic adaptor subunit: MRFIQARSYAAIGLLAMLLPLTGCSKTVPAQEVIPTVRAQAISLVQTTPSASYSGDVRGRYETQLAFQVGGKIIKRDIELGSAVKAGDRLLEIDPQDIQQAVNAYAAQLASARSQLNLAKSNLERFRQLYEQNAVSRLQFDQYQSAYDSAEAAFRQASAQYAQGTNQLGYSTLYADTSGVVAGIHAETGQIVGAGQAVVTLVRNGEREIAIDIPENRVEELRDAGQIRISFWALPDVVIDGRLREISPVADKASRTYKARIALVDPPSSVQLGMTASVEILSSNDRSAVFVPLSSIYQTGDTPHVWVINSDQVSLRPVKIGAFGDETVQILDGLKDGETIVTAGVHKLREGQKVRITGDKP, from the coding sequence ATGCGATTCATTCAGGCCAGAAGCTACGCGGCAATTGGTCTTTTGGCCATGCTTCTGCCGCTGACCGGCTGCTCAAAAACCGTGCCGGCCCAGGAGGTCATACCCACCGTCCGCGCCCAGGCCATCAGCCTGGTCCAGACAACGCCAAGCGCCAGTTATTCCGGTGATGTCCGGGGAAGATACGAAACCCAGCTGGCCTTTCAGGTCGGCGGAAAAATTATTAAACGGGATATAGAGCTGGGCAGTGCTGTCAAAGCCGGCGACCGCCTTTTGGAGATTGATCCCCAGGATATTCAGCAGGCTGTTAACGCCTATGCAGCCCAACTGGCCTCCGCCCGGTCTCAGTTAAACCTGGCCAAAAGCAACCTGGAACGGTTCCGGCAGCTGTATGAGCAAAATGCCGTCAGCCGCCTGCAGTTTGATCAGTATCAGAGTGCTTACGACTCGGCGGAAGCGGCTTTCCGCCAGGCCTCGGCCCAATATGCCCAAGGGACTAACCAACTGGGGTATAGTACGCTATATGCCGACACGTCGGGAGTCGTTGCCGGTATCCATGCCGAAACCGGTCAAATAGTCGGCGCCGGTCAGGCTGTTGTCACCCTGGTCCGGAACGGAGAAAGAGAAATCGCCATTGATATCCCGGAAAATCGGGTGGAAGAGCTCCGGGATGCCGGACAGATCCGTATTTCCTTCTGGGCTCTGCCTGATGTGGTGATTGACGGCCGGCTGCGGGAAATCTCGCCGGTAGCTGACAAGGCATCCCGCACCTATAAGGCCCGCATCGCCTTGGTGGACCCGCCATCCTCGGTTCAGTTGGGCATGACTGCCAGCGTGGAGATCCTCAGCAGCAACGACCGGTCAGCTGTATTTGTTCCCCTGTCATCCATTTACCAAACCGGCGACACCCCCCATGTCTGGGTCATCAACAGCGATCAAGTTTCCCTGCGGCCTGTCAAAATCGGCGCTTTTGGCGATGAAACCGTCCAAATCCTCGACGGGTTAAAAGACGGGGAAACCATCGTCACCGCCGGGGTCCATAAACTGCGGGAAGGACAAAAGGTTCGCATAACCGGTGACAAGCCGTGA
- a CDS encoding TetR/AcrR family transcriptional regulator, which produces METDELKNLILDKAKERFDRFGFKKTTMDEISHDCKISKKTIYEHFKDKEDLFISLFIRESRQVRDLIFAGISHIPDPLERLIELIRSAIAYFRQDNFLTRLLKDDDALFSAFLTVKYHVILEEELISLIATIIAEGKAQGKLRNVDEKVVAYVGLKLFQSFSYMRTMPISPEKDEQGYYTDALIDFMLHGLVKKDEALPGQQ; this is translated from the coding sequence ATGGAAACAGACGAACTAAAAAATTTGATTTTGGATAAAGCCAAAGAACGGTTTGACCGTTTTGGTTTCAAAAAAACCACGATGGATGAAATCAGTCACGACTGTAAAATTTCCAAGAAGACTATTTATGAGCATTTCAAAGACAAAGAGGATCTGTTTATCTCCCTGTTTATCCGGGAAAGCCGTCAGGTCCGGGATCTGATCTTCGCCGGCATCAGTCACATTCCGGACCCTTTGGAACGGTTAATTGAGTTAATCCGGTCCGCCATCGCCTACTTTCGTCAGGATAACTTTCTAACCCGGCTGTTAAAAGACGATGATGCCTTGTTCTCAGCCTTTTTAACCGTCAAATATCATGTCATTCTGGAGGAAGAGCTCATTTCCCTGATCGCGACCATCATTGCCGAAGGAAAAGCCCAGGGAAAACTTCGGAATGTGGATGAAAAGGTCGTTGCCTATGTCGGGTTAAAACTGTTTCAGAGCTTTAGTTATATGCGGACCATGCCCATTTCCCCGGAAAAAGATGAACAGGGGTATTATACGGATGCCCTCATTGACTTTATGCTCCACGGCCTGGTAAAAAAAGATGAAGCCTTGCCAGGCCAACAGTAA